In a single window of the Zea mays cultivar B73 chromosome 5, Zm-B73-REFERENCE-NAM-5.0, whole genome shotgun sequence genome:
- the LOC103626961 gene encoding LOW QUALITY PROTEIN: expansin-A23 (The sequence of the model RefSeq protein was modified relative to this genomic sequence to represent the inferred CDS: inserted 1 base in 1 codon) has protein sequence MAPSPVLPAVVLVTIGWALAMAADGVVAANAPSPTGWLRAHATFYGGADASGTMGGACGYGNLYSQGYGSRTAALSTVLFQDGASCGQCYKIACDRKTAPTLCKSGVTVTVTATNFCPPNSALPDGGWCNQQRPHXIIPVIYQRVPCVRRGGVRFMINGHNYFNLVLVTNVGGAGSIKSMAVKSSDSTDWMPMARNWGANWHSMSYLSGKRLSFRITITDDQTLVFNNVVPAGWTFGLTFTSNLQFK, from the exons ATGGCTCCTTCTCCAGTTTTGCCAGCCGTGGTTCTGGTCACAATCGGCTGGGCGCTGGCCATGGCAGCGGATGGCGTCGTCGCAGCCAACGCACCGTCGCCGACCGGATGGCTGAGGGCGCACGCGACGTTCTACGGCGGAGCTGATGCCTCCGGGACCATGG GTGGTGCATGCGGCTACGGGAATCTGTACTCCCAGGGGTACGGCTCGCGCACGGCGGCTCTTAGCACAGTGCTCTTCCAGGATGGTGCTTCCTGCGGACAGTGCTACAAGATCGCGTGCGACCGCAAGACGGCCCCGACGTTGTGCAAGTCCGGCGTCACGGTGACCGTCACCGCCACCAACTTCTGCCCGCCCAACTCGGCGCTGCCCGACGGCGGCTGGTGCAATCAGCAGCGCCCGC GCATCATCCCCGTCATCTACCAGAG AGTTCCATGCGTTCGACGAGGTGGAGTCAGGttcatgatcaatggccacaactaCTTCAACCTCGTGCTTGTCACCAACGTTGGAGGGGCTGGCTCCATCAAATCCATGGCTGTCAAGAGCTCCGATTCCACGGACTGGATGCCCATGGCACGCAATTGGGGCGCAAACTGGCACTCTATGTCATATCTCTCCGGGAAAAGGCTCTCGTTCAGGATCACCATCACAGATGACCAAACACTCGTATTTAATAATGTGGTGCCGGCTGGTTGGACCTTTGGCTTGACGTTCACAAGCAATTTGCAGTTTAAGTGA